The sequence below is a genomic window from Desulfovibrionales bacterium.
GAAATAGAGAATCTGTTTAACAATCTGAAGGCCGCCCTTTCCTGGTATCATCTGTCTTTCATCGATAAACCGGTCGGGAGCTGGGTGTCTTATCTTTTAGTCCTGACGGAGCGCTTGGCTGACGCAGAATTCGGGGCCCTCTGCGACCGGCTGGCCGTTTCACCCCGTCAGAAATCAGGTTGGATGCAGGAACGGGAACTGGCGAATAAGGGCCTGGCTCACCTGAATCAACGGGAGCACATACTGCCTAGTGAAATTTGCACGCTCTTAAGACCGCTTAGCGCTGAATTCATATTATATATGATGGCCAAGGCTGCAAAAAAGACTGGCCAAAAAGCCATTTCTTTGTATATTACAAAGCTCAGCAGCGTAAAACCGCAGATCACCGGAGATGATCTCATTGCCTTGGGGCTCGAGCCAGGGCCGCAATTCAAGACCATCCTTGAAGCCGTATTAAAGGCAAAACTAGACGGCTCGGTGAAGTCTAAGCCTGATGAACTAAGATTTGTCCGGGAAAACTATATAAAGAAGGGATAATTACAGATTGGAAGAGACCATACAACGTCTGGTGATACTGGTTCCGGCTGTATTGCTGGCTGTCACGGTGCATGAGGTCGCGCATGGTTGGGTGGCCGACCGCCTGGGGGATAAGACGGCGCGTCTGCATGGGCGGCTGACCTTTAATCCCATAAAACATCTCGATTTGGTGGGTACGGTGGTATTTTTTCTGACGCAGATGATCGGCTGGGCAAAACCGGTGCCCGTTAACCCGTATAATTTTCAAAATCCCCGGAGAGACATGGTCTGGGTATCTCTGGCCGGTCCCCTTTCCAACCTTATCCTGGCGGTCTGCAGTGCGATTCTGTACCACTTACTGGCTTCCGGTTTCAGTTTGGGCAGCGGGGGCCTTTCCACTTCGCTGGCCTTTATAACGGAGCCGCTTTTATTGATGAGTTATGCTGCGGTGCGCATTAATGTCGGGTTGGCTATTTTCAATATTATTCCCATCCCACCTTTAGACGGCAGCAAAATTCTGGCCGGTATTCTCCCGGCCTCACTGGCCGATAGTTACGCCCGCATAGAGCGTTTTGGTTTTTTGATTTTACTTTTATTACTGTTCACGGGCATTATCGACCGGCTGGTTTTTCCTGTGATAAGAATGCTGACCGGGTTGCTGTTGCAAAGTGATATGGTTTTCGCCTGCTGTTAACAGAGCAATTGACCGGTAAGGAGATATTCATGGCGGAACCGAAGAGGATCCTAAGCGGTATGCGGCCTTCAGGCCGCCTCCATCTCGGACACCTGCACGGTGTACTTAAGAACTGGTTATCCCTGCAAAAGGAATATGATTGTTTTTTCTTCGTGGCCGACTGGCACTCGCTGACCACAGAATACAATAATGCCGGAGAAATTCAGGGCAATATTGTCAACATGGTTATTGACTGGCTGAGTGTAGGCATTGATCCGGTGAAAAGCACTCTCTTTATCCAGTCAGAAATCAAGGAGCACGCTGAACTGCACCTGCTGCTGTCCATGATTACCCCGCTGCCCTGGCTGGAGAGAAACCCTACTTACAAGGAACAGCAGGAGCAGCTTGTCAATAAGGATCTGAACACCTATGGATTTTTAGGTTATCCGGTGTTGCAGGCGGCTGATATTATCATGTACAAGGCAAACGGGGTGCCGGTGGGCGTCGATCAACTGCCCCACGTGGAGCTGACCCGCGAGATAGCAAGGCGTTTTAATTTTATTTACAAAGAGGTTTTTCCCATACCGGAACCAATGCTTGCCGAGGTTCCGAAGCTGCCGGGCATTGATGGCCGCAAGATGAGCAAAAGCTATGGCAATGCCATATTTCTCTCGGATACGCCGGAAGAAATGTCACACAAGATAAGCCAGATGGTGACGGATACCAACCGTATGCGGCGCAAAGACCCGGGCGACCCGGAAAGGTGCTTTGCCTTTGCCCTGCATCGCCTTTACTTTCCGTCTGTGGTTCTGGACGAGATCACGGATGCCTGCAAAAAAGCGACTATAGGCTGTGTGGAGTGCAAAAAGAGGCTGGCATCTGCCGTCGTTTCCGCTATGGAGCCAATCCGGGAGAAGAGGCGGTCTCTGCTCAAAAAATCGGAGTGGGTTATAGAGATTCTGGAGAAAGGATCACACAAGGCCCGGCAGCAGGCCATGGCCACCATGGAAGAGGTGCGTGGCGCCGTCTGGGGTACTCAGAGATGGAATATCAAGTCAAATTAGATGCCTTTGAGGGCCCGCTGGATTTACTCCTCCATCTCATTAAAAAGAACAAAGTCAATATCTACGATATCCCCATTGCTGTAATAACCCGGCAATACCTGGAATATCTCGACCTTATGCGTGTCCTCAACATTGAGGTGGCCGGAGAGTTTCTGGTTATGGCGGCCACCCTTGCCCATATCAAGTCGCGCATGCTCCTCCCCCAACCTCAGGCAGAAGATGAAGAGGACCCCCGCCTGGAAATTCTACGTCCCTTGCTGGAACTTTTGGAGATCCAGGACGTCGCCGGGGAACTGGTAAAACGCCCTCTGCTGGACAGGGATGTCTTTTGCCGCGATTTTGTGCCGGATGAAGTAAAGGAAGGAGATGAGGAAAAGGAGCCGGCCGCATTTGCCGTGGGGATCTTTGACTTGATAGACGCCTTTCGCCGCCTGATGGAAAAAGAGTCTGTCGAGCATTTCATGGATATTACCCTGACCCGGATCAGTCTAAGTGAGAAGATAGATGAGATATTAAATCTTCTTTCGCCGGGGCAGCCTGTTTCTTTTCACGCCCTTTTTACCGATCCATTGACCCGCCGCGGGATGATCCTTACCTTTATCGCCTTGCTTGAAATAGCCCGTTTGGGCCTGATCCAGATATGGCAGCGCCCTGCCGGCGGCGAGATAGAGCTTCAACTTAAATAAATCAGACTTGCTATTTTGAAGGATTTCCCGGATCTCATCGCCATGCGCATGAGCTTGTTACAACGAGTGCACTTTGTTTTTTTGCCCCCGTTTTTTTATTTACTGGACAATTTTGTGTTTGTGTTGCCTTTTCGAGGGGGGTTAGCCTCGTGCTTACAGTCCGTCTTTGTGTCTCTATTGGGCGTGAGTAAAGTTGCTGTGTATATCTTTAACCCGGGTTACTCGCCCTTCCCCTGATTACCCCATGCAATGTCTCACCCAGTTCTTTGATTCTATATGGTTTGGCAACCACGGCCCGAAACCCGTATCTTCTAAAATCGGACATTACCGGGTCATTGGAATACCCGCTGGAAACGATGGCTTTAACGTTAGGATCTATTTCCAGCAGTTTCTCAATGGCTTCCTTGCCTCCCATCCCGCCCGGGACGGTTAAATCCAGGATAACTGCATCGAAAGGCTCACCGCTTTCCTTGGCAATTTTATAGAGTTCTATGGCCTCGACGCCATTTTTAGCAAACTCCACGCTATATCCCATATGGCTGAGCATCTCCCCAGCCACATCCCTGACCATCTCCTCATCATCCATCAGGAGCATTCTACCTGTTCCTTTAGATATCTTATCGATTTCCTTGTCTTTTATCGCTATGCTATGCTCAGAAGCAGGTAAGCAAATAAAAAAGGTTGTCCCAACTCCTAACTTGGATTTTACATCGATATATCCGTTGTGTTTCTGGATAATAGAATAGGCAACCGTAAGCCCCAGACCGCTCCCCTTCCGTTTGCTGGTAAAATAGGGGTCAAATATTTTTGAGAGATGTTCTTTCAGTATGCCGATCCCTTGATCTTCAATGGATATCTTTATATACCTTCCCTCTTTTAGAGGAAGACCCTGTCCGGCGTCTACAACCATATTTTCAGCCCGTACCTTGATTATCCCGCCTTCGGGCATGGCCTGGCTGGCATTGATTATCAAATTGTTGATGACCTGACTGATTTGCCCTTCATCGATCTCGACCGGCCAGAGATCGTCTGGTATCGTAAATTCACACCGGATATTGGAACCACTTAGGGCAAAAGGGACTGCATCCCTTAGTGATTCTGAGACAGAAGCTATTTTCTTAATCGGTGCTCCGCCTCTGGAGAAGGTAAGTAATTGTTGGGTCAAATCCTTTGCCCGCAGGCATGCCTTTTCTGCCTCGGTCAACCTTTCATAAACTTTATGTCCTGGTTTTGTATACGCCTTTGCCAGCGTAATATTACCCAAAATTGCCGTTAGAATATTGTTGAAATCATGGGCGATACCGCCGGCCAGGATACCGAGAGATCCAAGCTTATCTGCTTTCAGGAGCTCCTCTTCCATTTTCCGCTTTTCAGTAATGTCGCGAAAGACCAGCACTACGCCGATAATGTTCCCGTCTTTATCACGGATAGGCGCACCACTGTCAGCTATAATTCTCTCTGTATCATCTCTGGCCACAAGGACTGTATCGTTAGCCAGACCAACAATACCATTGGTTTTAATTACCTTCTCAAAAGGATTTTCACAGCGTTTCCGGGTGTTCTCATTGATAATATGAAAGACCTCCGCCAGCGGTCTGTCCATGGCCTCTTCTTGAGTCCAGCCGGTTAAATCTTCTCCGACTTTGTTGATTAGTACTATTTTCCCTTTTATATCGGTGGTAATTACGCCATCCCCAATGGAGCGCAGAGTAACCGCCAGGCGTTCCTTTTCAGTGGCCAGCGCTTTTTCCGCCTGGCGGCGCTCGGTGATGTCGCGGAAGACCAAAACTACACCCGTGATATTTCCTTTGTCATCTCTGATCGGTGCACCGCTGTCATCAATAGGCCGTTTCATTCCGTCTTTGGCTATCAATACGGTATGATTGGCCAGCCCGACGACCACGCCTTCTCGGAGCACCCTGGTGGCCGGATCCTCCACCTCTCTACCGGTTTCCTCATTTACTATATTGAAAACCTCTTTCAGGGGTCTTCCGACCGCGTTTTCCTGCTTCCAGCCCGTCAGGGCCTCGGCCACGGGATTCATAAATATTACGCAACCGTGGCTATCGGTGGCCATCACCGCATCGCCTATACTTTTAAGCGTGGTGGCCAGCCATTGTTCACTCTCTTTTAACTTCCTTTCCATCTTATGCTTGAAAAGGCCCATCTCGATGGCAGTGTGTAATTCTCTTTCCTGGAAAGGCTTGAGTATATAGCCATAGGGCTCTGTTATCTTGGCCCGCTGCAATGTTTCATCATCTGCATAGGCAGTGAGGTATACTATCGGGATATCAAAACGAGCACGGATTTGCGCAGCCGCCTCCACGCCGTTCATATCCCCTTCCAGCACGATATCCATCAGCACTAAATCCGGGTGCGTTTCGGCTGCTTTTTTAACGGCCTCCTCGCCAGAGGAGGCGACAGCAGAAACCGCATATCCCAAAATTTTCAACGTATTTTGTATATCTTTGGCGACGATGCTTTCATCTTCGACAATCAGGATCTGTGCCTTCGCCATGGTCTTAACCCCCTCCCGCATACCTTTTGATTACCTAAACTTCTTCATTTGTAACGGGCAAATGTAATCTTAAATTCTGTTCCACTCCGCCCTGGTGGACTATCCAGCTCGATCGTACCCTTGAGCTGTTTTACCAGGGTAATTACTAACTGCAGACCTAATGTTTCTGTATTCCGGAAGTCCAAATCTTTCGGGAAGCCGACGCCATTATCACTGACAATTAGTGTAACCCTCTCGCCGGTCTCTGTGTCGCGCACAGGCAAGTCCTTGTCCAAACGGAGCTCGACGTGGATTTTGCCCTTTCCCCCCCGGGGGAAACCGTGTTGCAGACAATTTGAAACCAGTTCATTTATGATCAAACCACAAGGAATGGCCATATCAATACCCAGAGAGACATCGTCCACGTTTATCTCCGAAGTTATGGTCTGTGGATAGATCGCATACGAACGGAACAAATAAGTGGTGAGGTTTCTGGTATATTCCGCAAAGTCAATCCGCGTAAAGTCTTTGGACTGATACAATTTTTCGTGGATCAGTGCCATCGATCGGACACGGTTCTGGCTTTCCTTGAATATCTCAAGCCCCTGTTTGTCCTTGATATGCGTAGACTCAAGCCTGAGCAGACTGGAAATGACCTGTAAGTTGTTTTTAACCCGATGGTGAATCTCCTTCAGAAGCACCTCTTTTTCTTCAAGCGAGGCCTTAATTTGCTCTCTCGCCTTTTTCATCTCATCTACCAGGCGGGCATTTTCCAGAGAGATGGCCGCCTGGGAGGCCAGGAGTTCGGTCGTTCTCGCCTCTTCCGACGTGAAAATCAGGTCGGCCAAACGGTTTTCGAGGTATAGAATCCCAATCAATTTAGATTGCTTGGTCAATGGGAGACAAAGTACGGACCGAAGCTGCAGGGTCTGAACCTCCGGGTTATCCTTGAACTTCCCCTCTTCTGAAGCATTGTCCAGTACCACCTTCTCTTTAGTTCGATACACATAACGGATGATAGCCTTACAGACATCTGTGGCCTCTTCCAGGCCATATTTGACAGTCCGGGCCACATCTTTTTCGATGATGTGACTTTCAGCGCGGACCATCAGGCTGCCATCCTCTTCCGTTAAAAGATATCCGTGCTGCGCCCCCGAGGCCTCCAGAACCACGTTCATAATCTTTTTCAACAGGACATCGGTGTCCATCTCTGCGGAAATGGCCAGGGAGGATTTCATCAGGTAGTCAACATCCAGACAGGGAAGGGTGTAGCCAGCAGGTTCGGCTTCAACCGGCAGGTGAGCCGGGACCTCTTCCTCAAAATACTCCGGGTGTTTCTCCATGAGAAAGGCCTCTTTACGTTCTGCCCGGCATCTTTTATACAGACGGGCGGCCTCGGCAAAGTAGACCCCAGCCGTCCCCACCCCGGCCTCCTTGAGGAGTTCACCCCGGCATTCATTAAGGTGCCCTTCCAAGAGGGTGTATCGCTTTTCATGGGCCATAGCTATGGCATCAAAGTAGAGGCTCCGGGCCTTTCTGAACTCCCCGGTGACTCTTTCCAGTTCAGCATAGACAAAGGCCAGATAGGGTTTTAACAAAGGCCCCAATTGGGCCCAGGTCTCGACCTTCTCTATGATTGGTTGGATGTAAGACAGCAATTCTTCCTTGCTCTTGTAACCGATCCCCCTTTCATACAGCCGGAGGGCATTCAGCGCCTGAAAGACATACCACTGCCGCTTCAGTACATTGTCGGTAAGCCCGGTCAGATACCGCCTCACTTCCAGCAAATACTGTTCAGCCTTTTCATACTCCCCGAAATAATAATGGGCTAGGGCCATGTGGACATAATAGCTTCCCGCCGAGGCAATATGATTGTCCCTCTCCCATTTTTTGATCCTATCCTCCATGGGGATAGGCGTATAATTTTTCTTCATCGGCGCAATCCACCCGGCCTGCATGGCCTCGGCCAGACCAACGGAAAAGGCTAGATTATATTTTTGAGAAAACTGAAGACATTCCTGGGCGTACTCCTCAATGGCCGACAGGTTGCCTCCCCGCACCTGGAGGTTCCACATCAAGGGGCCGTAAGATAGCCCGGCGTTATACAGGTCACCGCAATTCTTCCCGCACTGGATCGATGTCAGGCAATATTTAACCACCTCTTCGGGATGACTCCTGGAATGCATGTTACACCAGACCACCCCATTCATCCCCCGGGTGGCGCCAAAGGTATTTGGGTACTTTTCAGACAGATTACGCGCCAGGTCTTCATAGCGGAAGGCCTGCTCAAATTCTCCCTGTTCCCCCAAATAGAGACCCATGATCGAAAAGGAGTAGATTACTGACTCATCCATACCGCCTTCCAGGCAGTGTTGGGTGGACTGTACGGCCGAGAGATAGAGTTGAGGCACCAGACCGGACATATATAAGTCCGGGATAAGTTCACTATAGAAGGCCAGTTCAATCTTGCCCTTTCTTTCCTGGGTAAACGGCATATTCAGGATAATGTCCCAGATGTTGTCGCCATATTTAGAGGTGATTTCATTCATCAATTGCTCTCGTTTTTTCTCCGCCAACTCAGGATCGTCGGGGATCGATTTTTCGAAAAAGGCGAGGCCCCGGTTGGCGGTTTCAACGGCCTTTATAAAATTGCCTATGGATGAGAGCGAGGTGGTCTGTTCGGCCAGGGCCTCGGCCTTGTCCAGATCGGTTTGGGCATGGTCGAGTAATTGATTGAGCAGTTTTTCCGAGCCCTCATATCTTCCGCACATCAGCTCGGTCTTGGCCAGTTTCTGGAGTATCTTAAAGGTACGGTCGTACTCTACCTCCCAGCAGTCATCCGGCAAAACCTCAAGGCTTTGCCGAAAATACTCATTGGCCGCTTCTGTAGCCAGCGAGTCCAGGGACTTGTTACCGGCGTGATAGTTGATATCCGACAATTGGTAGGCCGTTCCTCTGTCCAGCATCCTCTCCCTTCCTAAGTTTAGATGGGAGGCGATGGTGAAGAGGCTATCCAGTTTTTCCAGATCTGTTCCTTTGGAGACCGCCGAAAGGAAGTGGTTCCCGATCTGCCAATGTATCTGCCGCCGCCTTTCCGATTTTATGGTGCTCAGGACCGCCTCCTGTACCCGGTCGTGCACGAATTGCAATTGATCCTTGCTCTCTATCAGAAGCCCTTGCCTTAAGGCCGGCTTCAACTTCTCAAACGTATCCAATAATGTGATCTCTCTGACCAGGGCAATTTCATCTGGTGCGAAGCGGTTTCCCATGCAAGCGCAGTATTCAAGCAGGTCAATCGTATCCGGAGGCAATTTTTGTACCTTGGAGCTAAAAAGCGCCACCACCGTGGACGGCATGTCAGACCGCCGGATCTTATCCATGTCCCATTGCCATTGCCTGTTTCCATCTAAAAAGAGCAGATCTTCATTATATAAATAGGCCAGCATCTCGCTTACAAACAAAGGGTTTCCCTCGGTAAGTTTGGTTATAAAATCGGCCAGGACCACAGTTTGTGAAAGAGGAGAATCGAGGATATAGGAGACCATCTCATCACAGTGCTCGGGTTTAAGGGCTTCCAGCCTGATTTCTTTCAGAGGTTGCGCGTTCTCCTTGACGTTTTTTATTAGCTTTGCCAGGGGATGGCTTGAATCCACCTCATTATGACGATAGGCTCCTACCAGAAAAAGGTACGGATGCTCCTTATAGTTGGCAAAGATGTTGGCCAGAAAATCAAAGGAGGCCACATCGCACCACTGAAGATCGTCGATAAACAGCACCAGGGGGTGTTCCTCTCTGGCCAGGCAGGTCAAAAAGCGGCCAAAGACATCATGAAAGCGGTTTCTGGATTCCACAGGAGGAAGCGGCTTAACCTCCGGCTGAGACCCGATCAGTATCTCCAGTTCCGGGATCACGTCGGTGACCACCCGACCATAGTTTTCCACCGCCTCGATAATCTTTTGCCTCCAGAGAGCGACCCTTTCATCACTTTCCGTTAAGAAGGTCCGCACCAGATTTCTCAGGGCCTGGATAAGGGAGCTATAGGGAATGTTCTTTTGATAGACATCGAATTTCCCTGAGGTAAAATAGCCCCGGTGCTCCACGATTGGTTTCTGAAGCTCTTGAATCAAGCGGGTTTTCCCAATGCCGGGCAGCCCGGAAATAAACAGGCAGCGGAAAACCCCTTTAGCCGCTTTATCATATTCCTCAAGGATAATCCCGGCCTCACTAGCGCGTCCCACCATTTTAGAGATGAAGGCCACTCGATGGGTACGATCGTGAATCCCTAAAGGAAATGCGCTGATTGTTCTAGTGGCTGAATATTCATCCCGGCACCACCTGAGGTCGGCCAGAAGCCCGGAGGCGCTCTGGTAACGTTTCTCCGGCTGTTTGAGCATTAATTTGGCTGTGATTTCACTTAAAATAACGGGAAGTTCGGGATTTAATTCGTGTACGGGCGGCGCTTCTTCCGCCAGGTGGGAATGGATCAATTCCAGGGGGTCGGTAGAGAAGAAGGGAAGCCGCCCGGCCAACAGTTCATAGAAGGTAATCCCCAGCGAGTAGAGGTCACTGGAAAAATTGACTCTATGGTGGATGCGCCCGGTCTGTTCGGGAGAGGTATAGGCGAGAGTACCCTCCACAAAACTGCGGTCATAAATGAAATGGCTCACATCTCTCACATCGAGGGGGGTTATAAAGTCAATCAGCCGGATATCGAGGGCTTCCGCCTGAATTAATATATTATGGGGTTTGATGCCGCCATGAATAATCCCTGCTTCATGAACTTTATTCAGGAGTTCAGTCAGCTTACAAGCTATGGTGAAGAAATCATTTATGGTAATCTTAGCTTGTTTTTGGGCCCACTCATCGAGGGTTATTCCCTCGAAATAGTCCTGAGTGAAAAACTGGATATCGCCTCTCACCTCAAAGGATAAGGGCGTAATAAGCCCGGTATCATGTAAGACCCTAAGATGCTCGATTTTCTGTCGAAAGTGTCTTTTTTGATTTTCGGATAGGGAGACTGCTTTTAGAATCTTGAGCGCCAATGGCCGATGCGGATTTTTTTTGTGAAAGGCCTTATAAACGATGGATTGGGGGCCTTCACCCAACTTTTCCACCAGGTCATAATTGGAAATTATGGTTATCATTTTGTCCATGTTCAAGGTTCACATCCTTAAGCTCCTGTCTGGGCTGGGGAATAATTTGCGGAGGCGACAAGGGAATCTCATCCATAATTTCAAACAGTTAGACAGAATCGCCCTGCTAGCGGGTATGTGAAGTTATATATCTATCTGTTACGGCAGTTTTACTACTTTTCTAAAAATTTTTGCAAGGCAATTGTGATAGTTGTCAATGGCTGCTATTTTATTTATCTGTCAAAACCGCTGATATGGTCAGTGGTGGGGCGTGGGGGGCCCCACGCCTTTGGCGCATCTACCGACGTTCAGCTAACGCCTTTTTCTCTAAATTTTATCCGAATTCAATTGAAACACTATATTGACAACTCCTCTGCATAATAATAACTTGTTGACAGGATTTTGGTAGAATGCAATATATATATTATTTTTATGTTAAAGATGTAGAGTTTATAGTTACGGGATGGATTACTTAATTGATGAGGCGTAGAACTCTACACATACGACATGAATTATAGGGTCACACACAAGGAGGACTGGATCGTGGTTTGGAAGAAGACAGTAGCGAGTTTAGTTCTGACGATAGTTATCAGTTTAGCTTTCTTCAGTATTGCCTCTGCCCAACTGGGGGAATTAACAGAAATAGCCGGTGGGCCGCTACGGGTGGGAGAGACTCTCACTGTCTCTGCGTATCCGGGACATGAGGGACATGGAGACCATAAGACATACTACTGGGTGGATTGTGTCGCCCAGCCCGAAGGCGCGAAGGGAGACATCGAAGTCTATGTCGGAGACAAGAAGATTGACGCCTTTTCCGTTAATAATAAAGAGATGCGGATGCTTTATTTAGATACCGGCTTCAGCGTGAAATATGCCGGCGGCGAGGCCGAGTCCATGAAGGTCTCTGTCCGCATAGCACCATACACCGTAGGGCCGGGTGGGCATTAAAAGGGTAAGTATCACCCTAAAACCCTTTTCCACTAAATCACCAGGTGCGCACGCCTACGGCGTATCTTCGACAGGTGCAACCTTACCAGTCATGTGCTTCTTGCGGGACACTGCTTCTGTTCATCAAACTGATGGCGTTATTCTTACAGACAGCCCGGCATATA
It includes:
- a CDS encoding site-2 protease family protein; this encodes MEETIQRLVILVPAVLLAVTVHEVAHGWVADRLGDKTARLHGRLTFNPIKHLDLVGTVVFFLTQMIGWAKPVPVNPYNFQNPRRDMVWVSLAGPLSNLILAVCSAILYHLLASGFSLGSGGLSTSLAFITEPLLLMSYAAVRINVGLAIFNIIPIPPLDGSKILAGILPASLADSYARIERFGFLILLLLLFTGIIDRLVFPVIRMLTGLLLQSDMVFACC
- the trpS gene encoding tryptophan--tRNA ligase yields the protein MAEPKRILSGMRPSGRLHLGHLHGVLKNWLSLQKEYDCFFFVADWHSLTTEYNNAGEIQGNIVNMVIDWLSVGIDPVKSTLFIQSEIKEHAELHLLLSMITPLPWLERNPTYKEQQEQLVNKDLNTYGFLGYPVLQAADIIMYKANGVPVGVDQLPHVELTREIARRFNFIYKEVFPIPEPMLAEVPKLPGIDGRKMSKSYGNAIFLSDTPEEMSHKISQMVTDTNRMRRKDPGDPERCFAFALHRLYFPSVVLDEITDACKKATIGCVECKKRLASAVVSAMEPIREKRRSLLKKSEWVIEILEKGSHKARQQAMATMEEVRGAVWGTQRWNIKSN
- a CDS encoding segregation/condensation protein A, whose product is MEYQVKLDAFEGPLDLLLHLIKKNKVNIYDIPIAVITRQYLEYLDLMRVLNIEVAGEFLVMAATLAHIKSRMLLPQPQAEDEEDPRLEILRPLLELLEIQDVAGELVKRPLLDRDVFCRDFVPDEVKEGDEEKEPAAFAVGIFDLIDAFRRLMEKESVEHFMDITLTRISLSEKIDEILNLLSPGQPVSFHALFTDPLTRRGMILTFIALLEIARLGLIQIWQRPAGGEIELQLK
- a CDS encoding response regulator, yielding MAKAQILIVEDESIVAKDIQNTLKILGYAVSAVASSGEEAVKKAAETHPDLVLMDIVLEGDMNGVEAAAQIRARFDIPIVYLTAYADDETLQRAKITEPYGYILKPFQERELHTAIEMGLFKHKMERKLKESEQWLATTLKSIGDAVMATDSHGCVIFMNPVAEALTGWKQENAVGRPLKEVFNIVNEETGREVEDPATRVLREGVVVGLANHTVLIAKDGMKRPIDDSGAPIRDDKGNITGVVLVFRDITERRQAEKALATEKERLAVTLRSIGDGVITTDIKGKIVLINKVGEDLTGWTQEEAMDRPLAEVFHIINENTRKRCENPFEKVIKTNGIVGLANDTVLVARDDTERIIADSGAPIRDKDGNIIGVVLVFRDITEKRKMEEELLKADKLGSLGILAGGIAHDFNNILTAILGNITLAKAYTKPGHKVYERLTEAEKACLRAKDLTQQLLTFSRGGAPIKKIASVSESLRDAVPFALSGSNIRCEFTIPDDLWPVEIDEGQISQVINNLIINASQAMPEGGIIKVRAENMVVDAGQGLPLKEGRYIKISIEDQGIGILKEHLSKIFDPYFTSKRKGSGLGLTVAYSIIQKHNGYIDVKSKLGVGTTFFICLPASEHSIAIKDKEIDKISKGTGRMLLMDDEEMVRDVAGEMLSHMGYSVEFAKNGVEAIELYKIAKESGEPFDAVILDLTVPGGMGGKEAIEKLLEIDPNVKAIVSSGYSNDPVMSDFRRYGFRAVVAKPYRIKELGETLHGVIRGRASNPG
- a CDS encoding AAA family ATPase, whose translation is MDKMITIISNYDLVEKLGEGPQSIVYKAFHKKNPHRPLALKILKAVSLSENQKRHFRQKIEHLRVLHDTGLITPLSFEVRGDIQFFTQDYFEGITLDEWAQKQAKITINDFFTIACKLTELLNKVHEAGIIHGGIKPHNILIQAEALDIRLIDFITPLDVRDVSHFIYDRSFVEGTLAYTSPEQTGRIHHRVNFSSDLYSLGITFYELLAGRLPFFSTDPLELIHSHLAEEAPPVHELNPELPVILSEITAKLMLKQPEKRYQSASGLLADLRWCRDEYSATRTISAFPLGIHDRTHRVAFISKMVGRASEAGIILEEYDKAAKGVFRCLFISGLPGIGKTRLIQELQKPIVEHRGYFTSGKFDVYQKNIPYSSLIQALRNLVRTFLTESDERVALWRQKIIEAVENYGRVVTDVIPELEILIGSQPEVKPLPPVESRNRFHDVFGRFLTCLAREEHPLVLFIDDLQWCDVASFDFLANIFANYKEHPYLFLVGAYRHNEVDSSHPLAKLIKNVKENAQPLKEIRLEALKPEHCDEMVSYILDSPLSQTVVLADFITKLTEGNPLFVSEMLAYLYNEDLLFLDGNRQWQWDMDKIRRSDMPSTVVALFSSKVQKLPPDTIDLLEYCACMGNRFAPDEIALVREITLLDTFEKLKPALRQGLLIESKDQLQFVHDRVQEAVLSTIKSERRRQIHWQIGNHFLSAVSKGTDLEKLDSLFTIASHLNLGRERMLDRGTAYQLSDINYHAGNKSLDSLATEAANEYFRQSLEVLPDDCWEVEYDRTFKILQKLAKTELMCGRYEGSEKLLNQLLDHAQTDLDKAEALAEQTTSLSSIGNFIKAVETANRGLAFFEKSIPDDPELAEKKREQLMNEITSKYGDNIWDIILNMPFTQERKGKIELAFYSELIPDLYMSGLVPQLYLSAVQSTQHCLEGGMDESVIYSFSIMGLYLGEQGEFEQAFRYEDLARNLSEKYPNTFGATRGMNGVVWCNMHSRSHPEEVVKYCLTSIQCGKNCGDLYNAGLSYGPLMWNLQVRGGNLSAIEEYAQECLQFSQKYNLAFSVGLAEAMQAGWIAPMKKNYTPIPMEDRIKKWERDNHIASAGSYYVHMALAHYYFGEYEKAEQYLLEVRRYLTGLTDNVLKRQWYVFQALNALRLYERGIGYKSKEELLSYIQPIIEKVETWAQLGPLLKPYLAFVYAELERVTGEFRKARSLYFDAIAMAHEKRYTLLEGHLNECRGELLKEAGVGTAGVYFAEAARLYKRCRAERKEAFLMEKHPEYFEEEVPAHLPVEAEPAGYTLPCLDVDYLMKSSLAISAEMDTDVLLKKIMNVVLEASGAQHGYLLTEEDGSLMVRAESHIIEKDVARTVKYGLEEATDVCKAIIRYVYRTKEKVVLDNASEEGKFKDNPEVQTLQLRSVLCLPLTKQSKLIGILYLENRLADLIFTSEEARTTELLASQAAISLENARLVDEMKKAREQIKASLEEKEVLLKEIHHRVKNNLQVISSLLRLESTHIKDKQGLEIFKESQNRVRSMALIHEKLYQSKDFTRIDFAEYTRNLTTYLFRSYAIYPQTITSEINVDDVSLGIDMAIPCGLIINELVSNCLQHGFPRGGKGKIHVELRLDKDLPVRDTETGERVTLIVSDNGVGFPKDLDFRNTETLGLQLVITLVKQLKGTIELDSPPGRSGTEFKITFARYK